GCGGACCACGCTCGCTACACGGAGTCTTTTTTCGAGCACACGTTGAGGCGATTGCGCCAGTTGCCCGTCAACCGTAGCACACCGCTTCGCACCACGCCGCTGGAAGAGCTCCGTAATTTCTCCGGACCGGAGCCGACCGCGATCGTCTTTCATGTCTCCCGATGCGGCTCGACGCTCGTCGCGCAAATGCTCGCGGCTCTCCCGCAACACACGGTGCTCGCCGAGCCGCCGCTGGTGGATGAGGTGCTGCGCCTCCACTTGCACCGTCCGGCCACGACGGACGGCGAGAAGATCGCGCTCGTCCGCGGAGCCGTTGCCGCGCTCGCACGGCCCCACGCCGCGGGATGCCGGCGGCTGTTTGTGAAGCTCGACTCGTGGCACATCTTCACCGTGCCGCTCATGCGGCGCGCATTTCCAACGACGCCTTTCGTCTTCCTTCATCGCCATCCGGTGGAGGTGCTGGTGTCGCTGATGCGGCGACCGAGCCTGACCCTGGTGCGCGACACCGTCACACCCGCGCAACTCGGATTGACGCCGTCCGTGCGCGATGCGCTCTCCCCGGTGGAACACGCTTCAGCGATCCTCGGGGCGTTTTTCCGGGCCGCGCGGACGCACCGGAGCGAACTCACGACGATCGACTACACGCAACTGCCCGATCTCGTGGCGCGCGGGTTTCCGGACTGCGCGTTCGACGATGGGGAGCGCGAGGCGTTGCTCGCCGCGGCGGCGCGCGACGCGAAGAATCCCGAACAACGCTTCGTGCCCGACGCGGCGGCAAAGCGCCTCGAGGCGACCGACGAGCTGCTCGCGGCAGCGGAGAAATTCGCCCTGCCCGCGTATCGCGAATTTATCGCCGACCTCAGCTGAGAAACGGCGCGAAACGCCGCCGCAGTGCGGCGGCGTCCACCGCCAGCGCATCGTAGCCCAGCTGCCGCGCCAAATCCACCGTCGTCGGGTGGTGCGAGACAAAGTCCGGTTCGATCCACGAGCTGACGAAAAAATGATGTTCGTCGATCACGCGGCCGGCATTCGCGCGCAGACGCGGGGAATATTCAGCGCCGAGAAAAGCGCACAGTCGTCGGAGCCCGGCTTCGGAAAACAGATCGCTGTGGTCGAGCCGCAGCCACGGCACTCCGGCGGTCTTCTCCAGACTCCGTGCGAACGCATTGACCTCGGTCCAATAATACAGGCTGCACTCGACCGGATGGAGATGCGCCCAGCGTTGCGCGTATTCCGGAAAAGCGACCCCCGCATCGCCCGGGTGCAGCAGGATCTTTTGCGGCAAACGCGGCAGCAACTGCGGCTGATAAGCGCCGTGCGACCACCAGGAATAGGCTGTTGCCACTGGATGCCGCAGAAGATGCACGACCCGCACTCGACCAGCGAAACGTCGCAGCAGATACGGCACCGAGCTCCAACACGGGAAGCCGGCCTCGAAATAATCGGAGTGCTCGAGCGTGCGCTCGATGTTTTCGAGATGGGCCTCGACTCCCTTTCGCACGACCGGGGCAAGCTGGGCGGGATCGCCCGCGCCGAGCATTTCCCGCGAATGATAACCGTCGCCGATCGGCTCGTGTTCGACGCGACCGAAGCTTTTTCCCGCCGCGCGCAGGGTATGAGCCAGCCATTGCGTGCCGCATCGGCCGGTCGAGAGAACGAACGTGGCGGTGTGCGGCTTCGCGGCGTTCTCCGCGCCCCAGTTCACCCGGAAGTTTTCGGAGCGTGGACCTGGGTGCGGCCGATGAGGCTGGCGGGCACCCACTCCATCAGAAAGTTGATTTCCGACTGCCCGATGGCGCGAAATCCGAGGCGCAGATAAAATTGAAGCGCGGTGTTGTCCTTGTCGACGTGGAGGTGCAGCAATCGCCGGCTTTGCTCGCACTCGTGCTTGGTCGATTCGACGACGGCCTCACCGATGCCCTGGCCGCGGAAATTCGGATGCACCGCGATGTCGGAGAGATAAACCTCCTCGGCATTTTGCGTGACGATGAAGCGCCCGACGGTGACCCCGTTCAACTCGATCACGCAGTCCTTCGTATCGCGCAGGTTCTTCACTTTGCGGTAGTGCGCCGCGTGGACGTGGAACTGCGAAGCGATGACTTGTTGCGCGAGCGGCAGCGCCTCGACGGACCATTGGTTGAGGTGCAATCGCTCGATGTCGACGTGCGCGCGGAGCTCGCGGAGGAACGGCTCATCTTCGGGACGGACCGGGCGGAGAGTCAAATGGGCGGTCACTTGCATGGCGGCGGCGATGGTGTCGCGCGCCGATGCGCGCTTCACATGGAAAGCGATGGGCCGCGCGCGGTGTCAACCTCGCAGCTTCCCCCCCGAAGGACGAAAAGCGAAAGCACACTTTCTGTGTTCACGAAAGGAGCGGACTTTCGGCGTGCATTTCGATGGGCCGCGTGTCTTCCTCCTCTCGTGCACCGGGGGCCACCGGGCATGCCCCACAGCATGACCCTATTGCCTGACTTCGGCCCCTGCCGTTTCCGTGAGGACACGATGTCCGCGCGCCCGAAGAGGGCGGCGGCGAAAACCCGGGGCGAAGCCCAAAGCGAATTTGTTACCCGGCCGCTCTGCCTTGCCGCGCCCACGCGCGCGCAAACGAACGCCGCGTCGCAACCATGAACCCAATCGGTCGATCCGGCCGAAAATCCCAAAACTCGAACCCAGTCCCAACATGTCAGATCCCATGCTCGGTGAAATCAAGGCGGTAGGTTTTCCGTGGTGTCCCTACGGCTACGCCTTTGCCAACGGCCAGCTGATGCAGGTGCAACAGAATGCTGCGCTCTACTCGCTCTACGGCGTCTACTTCGGCGGCAACGGCCAGACCACCTTCGGCCTGCCGAACCTCCAGAGCCGCGTCGGCGTCGCCTTGGCAACCAATGGCAGCACGCTTCAGGGGCTCACCCCCTACCAACTCGGCAATTCTGCCGGTGCACAGGCTATCCAGCTAAGCTTGGCCCAGCTACCCGCTCACAATCACGCCGCAGCCAGCAATGCGACCGCGACGACGACCGTCACGCCCACGACAACCGTGACGACCAGCATCGCCGGCCTCTCGGCGACCACGACAATCAATGCGCTGACGGCACCGGCCAGCTTGTCGGCAATTCCAACCGGAAACCTGTTGTCGGTTGGTCAAACGGCAGGCTCCACGCCAGTGGCAATCAAGCCTTACGCGCCAAGCGGCACGGCTACCACGCTTGCCGGCGGTGCCGCCACGACGACGCTCAGCGGCAACGTCACTGCCAGCGCCGCCACTACCGCGACCGCGGCCACCACGGTTGGCGTGACGACGACCATAGGAGTGACGGGAACCAGTGCCGCGGTTGATATCCGACCGCCCCTCGTCGCGCTCAACTACATCGTCGCGACCATCGGCGTCTACCCGCAGCGGAACTGATTTGTTTTCCGGCCCGCCGCTTCGGCGGCGGGCCGCCTTTTTCATGTCCCTGCCGCTCACACCCGAGGCTTACCAGCCATTGCTCAACACACCCTTTGCCCTCCATCTCGATGGCGGCGCCATCCGCACGCTCCAACTTGTCACCGTGCGTTCAGGCATCGACGACGAGGTGCAGCTCTCGTTCTCCCTGCATTTCCTCGCTGAAGGGGAAAAACTGGAACAGGGCATCTACCGCCTGAACCACGCTGCGCTCGGCGAAATCGATCTGTTTCTCGTCCCGGTGCAAAAAAGGAAGATCGGCATTCTCTACGAGGCCGTCTTCAATTTGCTCAGGGACGAGACGCCATAACCACTCCGGATCCGGCGATCCCTCAGGCACCGCCGACAGACCGACAACCATAACCCATCCGTCCACGTCTCCCGCCATGTCAGAACCATTCCTCGGCGAAATCAAATCTGTCGCCTTCAACTTCGCTCCGCGAAACTACGCCTTCTGCGCCGGACAACTCATGTCCATCGCGCAGAATTCCGCCCTCTTCGCGCTCCTTGGCACCACCTTCGGTGGCGACGGCATGCAAACCTTCGGGCTACCGAACCTCGGTGGTCGTGTCGCCATTGGCAAAGGACGAAGCCCCGGCACCTCCTTATACGACATGGGAGAAGCCGCCGGCTCCGAAACCGTGACGATACTTACGTCGCAGATGCCCATGCACAATCACGTCGCTACGACCAACGTGACCACCGATATTTCCGGTCTGACCGCGACAACCACAGTTCACGCGCTCACTGCGCCTTCCACGACCTCCGCGGTGCCCACGGGCAACATGCTCACGGTGGGCACGACGGGCGGAGCGAGTCCGGTCTCGATTAAGCCTTACGCTGCATCCGGCAGTGGCACGGACACCACCATGGCCGCGCAAATGTCCCCCACCGTTCTCGGAGGCAGCATCGCAGCCTCTGCCACCACCACCGTGGGCAGCAGCGGCAGCAGTCAGCCTGTTGCGATTCTTCAGCCCTACGTGGTGGTGAACTACATCATCGCCACCGCCGGCATCTTCCCGGCTCGCAACTAAGCGGATTCCGGTTTCCTCGAAAGCCGCCCTCGAAAAGGGCGGCTTTTTCACGCCCACCGCGCGCCGCCGCACCGGGGGCTCGGTGCAACGCTTGTCACTTGCGTGGTCATCCAGCAGGGTGACATTGTGCAGTTGTGCGCGCCATCGCAGGCATCGTTCGCTTAGATTCCGGCTCCGTCGCGCCAGCGCAGGTTCGCTCGATGATCGACGCCATGGCGATATGCCCAGTGGATCGAGTCGCCATCTGGGCGGAAGGCTCAGCCGGCTTCGGGCACTTCGCTCAAGCGTTTTTTCCGGAAGACGCATTTGAATCGCAACCGCACGTGGACCCAGCGCAACGACGCCTTCTCGTGACCGACGCCTACCTCGACAACCGCGCCGAGCTCGCGGCGGAGTTCGGTTGGTCCAACTCGGAGGCGCGCGCGCACGCCGACAGCGCATTTGTTCGGGAAGCCTATGATCGCTGGGGAGAGGAATGTCCCGCTCGACTCGCCGGCTCGTTCGCCCTCGCCGTCTGGCATCCGCTCGAACGGCGTTTTTTCGCCGCCGTAGATCATCTCGGCAACCGCCCTTTCTATTTCGTTCGCCACGCCAGTCTTTTCACCTTCGCCTCCACACTCCGAGGCGTGTTCGCACTTCCGGAAGTCTCGCGCCAGCTCAACGAAACCGCCTTCGCCTGCTACGTCGCACGCATCGATTTCGCTCCCGCGGAAACTCTCTACGCCGATGTGCAGCGGCTTTCTGGCGGACACCGACTCTCATTTCAGGACGGCCGCCTCCGCATCGCACGCTATTGGAATCCTGATCCGGATCGCGTGCTGCGACTGAAGTCGGACGAAGAATACGTCGAGGCATTCCGTCACGAATTCACGCGTGCCACGCAAAACTGCCTGCAGCGCTACTCCGGACGCGCCGCCGTGCTCCTCAGCGGCGGGCTGGATTCGTCCGCGGTTACCGCGGTTGCCGGTGGCATCCTGGCGCGCGACGGCGCGCGCCTACAAGCGATCCACCGGCGCAGGGCGGGCTCCAATCGCTACGGACATACCGGCAGAGTCCTCGACGAATCGGCCTTTGTCGAAGACCTCAGCGCTTCCGCGCGTGACATTGACTTTCATTTCCTACCGGGCAACTCCGGCGCCGCGCCGCTCGCGAGTTGGGACGATCTTTTCGAGCACAACCTTGTTCCGTTCCGAAGCCTGCCCGCAGGCGAAGATCCGGCGTATTCCGCCCTTCTGGACAGTTTGGATATCGGAGTGATTTTGAGCGGACTGGGCGGCAACTACCTCGTCTCTCTCGAAAACCAGCCTCTTGGTTATCTCGCGCATCTCGCCACGACAGGACA
This window of the Candidatus Didemnitutus sp. genome carries:
- a CDS encoding tail fiber protein; this translates as MSDPMLGEIKAVGFPWCPYGYAFANGQLMQVQQNAALYSLYGVYFGGNGQTTFGLPNLQSRVGVALATNGSTLQGLTPYQLGNSAGAQAIQLSLAQLPAHNHAAASNATATTTVTPTTTVTTSIAGLSATTTINALTAPASLSAIPTGNLLSVGQTAGSTPVAIKPYAPSGTATTLAGGAATTTLSGNVTASAATTATAATTVGVTTTIGVTGTSAAVDIRPPLVALNYIVATIGVYPQRN
- a CDS encoding GNAT family N-acetyltransferase, which codes for MQVTAHLTLRPVRPEDEPFLRELRAHVDIERLHLNQWSVEALPLAQQVIASQFHVHAAHYRKVKNLRDTKDCVIELNGVTVGRFIVTQNAEEVYLSDIAVHPNFRGQGIGEAVVESTKHECEQSRRLLHLHVDKDNTALQFYLRLGFRAIGQSEINFLMEWVPASLIGRTQVHAPKTSG
- a CDS encoding sulfotransferase → MSVEIPFRLARGGLDARLEWIAADHARYTESFFEHTLRRLRQLPVNRSTPLRTTPLEELRNFSGPEPTAIVFHVSRCGSTLVAQMLAALPQHTVLAEPPLVDEVLRLHLHRPATTDGEKIALVRGAVAALARPHAAGCRRLFVKLDSWHIFTVPLMRRAFPTTPFVFLHRHPVEVLVSLMRRPSLTLVRDTVTPAQLGLTPSVRDALSPVEHASAILGAFFRAARTHRSELTTIDYTQLPDLVARGFPDCAFDDGEREALLAAAARDAKNPEQRFVPDAAAKRLEATDELLAAAEKFALPAYREFIADLS
- a CDS encoding phage tail protein, which translates into the protein MSEPFLGEIKSVAFNFAPRNYAFCAGQLMSIAQNSALFALLGTTFGGDGMQTFGLPNLGGRVAIGKGRSPGTSLYDMGEAAGSETVTILTSQMPMHNHVATTNVTTDISGLTATTTVHALTAPSTTSAVPTGNMLTVGTTGGASPVSIKPYAASGSGTDTTMAAQMSPTVLGGSIAASATTTVGSSGSSQPVAILQPYVVVNYIIATAGIFPARN